From the genome of Natronospira bacteriovora:
TGGGCGGATAATCCACCGCGCCCAGAACGGCTTCAAGGGCACGGGCCCGGTCGGGATTCCGTTCAAGGACCAGGATCTGCGGCTCAAGCATTATGGCTACCCCTTCTGCTGGCGCGGTCGTTATGTTGAATGAGCCAGAAGTTCGCCAACCGGCCTCTTGGCAGGCTTCGGTCAGCCGATGTGTCGAGAATATGTCACATGATGGGATTTTGCCACCCTGATCGGGCGGAAGCGAGAGTCACGGGGGGCCATTGGACGGCGAATTGGCACCGCTCACGGATTCGACAGGGGCTTGAAGGCAGGCCCGGCCGCTCAGGCTTCGCCGGAGCGGCTACCGGCAATGGCCCGACGGTGATGGCGGAACACGAATTTCTCCAGAGCGTCGGTCACGGTGTCATTGACGCCATAGAACTCGGCCAGCACGGCCTCGCCATGCTCCCAGTGGCCGCGGCCACGAATGGTGGCCGGCAAAGTCAGGGGCTGGGCCGCGTAGGCCGCCAGGGAAAGCTCGATGCGCCCCTGTTTGCAGTCCCGGGCCTGAAAGCGTTCACGCGGCCACCAGACCAGACCGGCGGCAGCCAGCTCCACGGTGACGCTGGGCGGAACCAGATCGGATGCCGCCCGAATCTGCCCCACCAGGGTGAGAATCAGATCCAGCTTGGCCTCCAGCCGCTGCACTTCCGGGAGGGGCAGCCCCTGGCTGCCTTCCTGGGATTCCACATGACGTTCTTCCAGGGCGGCCACGGCTCGCAGGAGCGCCAGATTCTGTTCATTCAGGCTGGCCAGCTGCCCGGCATCAAGCGGCTCCTCGGAGCCGGTCCATCGAAGGGGTAATTCAGAGCGGAAGCTGACCCGGTCCGCAAAAAAGGATTGGATATCCATGTCGAACTCCGGATCAGTTGACGAAAGAATCAGCCCTCGGCGTGGCGGGTGTAGGCATCCACCGCCCGCTGGCCGCGGCGCAGGCTGCCCAGTTCCACACCCAGACGATCGCGTTCCCGTGCCACCCGATCCACCAGGGCACGGTCTTCCTCGATCAGGCGACGGGTCACTTCCGCCAGGGCCTCGCCCTCTTCACCGGAGAGGCTGTCCAGGTTGCGGTAGAGCTGGTGCAGCTTGCCGGCCCGCTGGCGCTCCAATTCGCTGGTTCGAACCCAGTCGCCACCGGCGGCTGCCTCGGCAATCTCCGTCTGCAACTCGGCCACGCGTTCAAGCAGCGCCCGTCGCGGCAAGGGCAGGCGTTCCAGCCACTCCTGCTCGAATACCGCCGCCATCACTCGCCTGACTCCGTATCGGACTGGCGCCGGGCGATGGCCTCTTCCACCGCCTCGGCCGGAATGCCGTCCCAGCCGGCCTTGAGCTCCTTCATCAGGCGCAGGACTTCGTCCAGGCGGTCGACGTCATTGTGCAGATTGGCCTCCGCCAGGCGCCGCCCCATGTAGTCGTAGAGCTGCTCCAGGCGCTCGGCCAGTTCTTCCGACTGAGCCGGATCCAGGGACAGACGCAGGCCCTCGAGAATGCTGATGGCGCGACTGATCTGCTCCCCCTTGGGGCTGATCTCGCCACGGCTCATGTGGCCCTTGGCACGGGCCACCCGATCCAGCACGCCTTCCATCAGCATCTGGATCAGGCGGTGGGGATTGGCCTCGTCCAGACCACTGCGCACCCCCACTTCCTGGTAGGCATTGAGCGCGGCAGTCTTGTTCGGCATGTACATGGTCTGTCCCCTGATGTGAAAGCTTAACGGCGATTGGCGCCGGGTCGCGGCAGATTGGCCAGCTGATCGGTGAGAAAGTCCCCCTGGGCACGCAGATTGGCCACCAGGGCATCCATGGCCGAGAACTGGGAAGTGTAGCGGGCCTCGACACTCTGCATGCGCCGGTCGAGGCGCTCCTGCTGCCGCTCCAGATCACCGAGACGGTTCTGCAGGCTGCTGGTGCGTCCGTCCAGAATACCACCGAAACTGGTGTACTCCCCGGCCAGGTTGTCCATGCGCCGGGCCAGGCCGTTCTCACCGCCGAACAGGCGGCCCACCGCATCGAAATTGTTGTTGAGGGCATCGTCCAGACGGTCATCATCGATCTGCAGGGTGCCGTCCTGGCGGGTGATGATGCCGATCTCGGCCAGGGTCGAGAAGGGTCCGCCGGTGTCGGCCACCGGCGCGTTCATTTCATTGCGCAGCTGGTTGACGATGCGCCGGGTGGAGGAGTCTCCCTGCAGGGCACCGGCCTCGCCTGTTTCGGGGTTATAGGCGGTCAGCTCATTGACCGAGCGCATGAAGCTGTTGAAGCGGGCCACGAAGCTGGTCACCGCCTCTCGGGCCGCATCCTGATCCAGACTCACGTCCAGGCTTTCCAGCTGGCCGGGGTTGGCCGACTTCAGATTGATGGTCACCCCGTCAATCACGCCGGTGATGGTGTTGGTGGCGCTCTGATGCTCGAAGCCGTTGATGAAGACCTGGGCATCCTGGGCGGCCTGGGTCCGGTTCATGGCCGAACCGTCCGGATCCTCCGGGTCGAAGGTGAGCGCCTGCAGGCCGCCGTCACCACCGGTGGCGGTGATGCTGGCCGCATTCTCCTCGCCGGTCTTGCGGCTATTGATCACCAGGCGGGCGCCTTCGCTGGTATTGATGATGCTGGCGGTCACGCCCTTGCCATCCGCCGCCTCGTTGATGGCATCGCGGATGCCGGCCAGGCTGTTGTTGGCGGAGTCGATGTTGACGGAGAAGTTCACGTCTCCGGCACTGATGTTGAGGGTGCCGGTGCCCACCGTGCTGTCCGGGTTGTCAA
Proteins encoded in this window:
- a CDS encoding PilZ domain-containing protein, encoding MDIQSFFADRVSFRSELPLRWTGSEEPLDAGQLASLNEQNLALLRAVAALEERHVESQEGSQGLPLPEVQRLEAKLDLILTLVGQIRAASDLVPPSVTVELAAAGLVWWPRERFQARDCKQGRIELSLAAYAAQPLTLPATIRGRGHWEHGEAVLAEFYGVNDTVTDALEKFVFRHHRRAIAGSRSGEA
- a CDS encoding flagellar protein FliT — encoded protein: MAAVFEQEWLERLPLPRRALLERVAELQTEIAEAAAGGDWVRTSELERQRAGKLHQLYRNLDSLSGEEGEALAEVTRRLIEEDRALVDRVARERDRLGVELGSLRRGQRAVDAYTRHAEG
- the fliS gene encoding flagellar export chaperone FliS, whose amino-acid sequence is MYMPNKTAALNAYQEVGVRSGLDEANPHRLIQMLMEGVLDRVARAKGHMSRGEISPKGEQISRAISILEGLRLSLDPAQSEELAERLEQLYDYMGRRLAEANLHNDVDRLDEVLRLMKELKAGWDGIPAEAVEEAIARRQSDTESGE
- the fliD gene encoding flagellar filament capping protein FliD, producing the protein MSIISAQGIGSGLDIGDIVRQLVAAERAPAQQRIDRSKERFEAQISALGKLKSVMSELRTGMSSLRDASAFRSRQAISSNPESFTATATRQAAESSYNVQVEQLAKAQSLASSAFDNPDSTVGTGTLNISAGDVNFSVNIDSANNSLAGIRDAINEAADGKGVTASIINTSEGARLVINSRKTGEENAASITATGGDGGLQALTFDPEDPDGSAMNRTQAAQDAQVFINGFEHQSATNTITGVIDGVTINLKSANPGQLESLDVSLDQDAAREAVTSFVARFNSFMRSVNELTAYNPETGEAGALQGDSSTRRIVNQLRNEMNAPVADTGGPFSTLAEIGIITRQDGTLQIDDDRLDDALNNNFDAVGRLFGGENGLARRMDNLAGEYTSFGGILDGRTSSLQNRLGDLERQQERLDRRMQSVEARYTSQFSAMDALVANLRAQGDFLTDQLANLPRPGANRR